From the Echeneis naucrates chromosome 7, fEcheNa1.1, whole genome shotgun sequence genome, the window TCATGCTCATGCTTtaacagctttgtgttttaagCATCACAAAGTTGGACAACTTTCCATGAAAACTGTTGCTCCTGAAATGGATCATAGTTGTTAAAAGACAGACTGTTAAAGACTCAGCAGAAGTTTTGTTTATCTAAGGAGCTCGCATTGAGTACTGCCCCGAGTCATTATTAAGTAGGCCCTTAGAGCAACCTCCTTCTCATTAGGGCACACCCTTTCTGTCAGAACTGATATGTCATGAAGGCACACTGGCCCAAATAAGTCTAACTCCTGCCACTGCAAATAATCAAACCAGGTGTCTCTGTGGCTGGACCAGACCAAACTGATCCAGCTCTGAACGCTGTGCAGCAGGCAAAAACTGCATCCTCACATGAGGGCAAAGGAGTCACGGCCTTTAGGGGGTGTGGACATCAGTCCACACTTCACCTGAGACAGAGGAACAGCCCAGGAGAAAAAAGGCATACAGAGACTAAGAGCACTGAGAAAGCTACTGAAGCCACTTTTTCTTGAGCCACTGAGGTAAGATAATGAATGTTTTATCATCACTATCACATAATAAGCCATGTTTGGGCAGACTGGGATCATTTAAAATTCAAGTCAAAACTATTTCATAGGAGGGAACAAGCccacataaataaatgatctgTTACTTGCCAATGagttttaagattttttttttctctcagcgTGTGTTAACAGTTCTTATTGTGTTAGTGAGGGATGGAAATATCCCACGTAGAGAGGGATATTTGAACTGTTATAAACTGTTATAAATGTTATGTGGAACTGGTTCATGCCAGTCACTGTCTGTACACATGatcactaaaataaaattaaagccAACATCCTTTTTCAATGACAACATCTcataaacaaaaactgaactcCATTTACCTGCTTCTATCTCAGGGTTATGCTGTTTAGCCTTCTGGCTTACAGTCATTGCTGACACACACTTGAATAGAGCAGACGTCATGtcattattataatatatataattagttttatttttagtttttattttaggaaaaatactgcatgttttctaaaatgtgttcatttgagTATTTTATGCCACTAAACACTTCATGTAAGGAACATGCTGTAGAATACAGCATACGGTATATAAATACTAAGTAAATACATATTTGATTGTATTTACATAgcagctttcattttatttacgCTCATTATGACTGTTATTGTGTGAGTATTGAGCATATACTGTCAAACACCAGCGCTGCTGTGAGTGGTGTTTCCTGCTTGTGCTGCAATTTTTCACTATATTATTTCCCCTTATTCTTTCCCTTgtcatttgatatttattttttctttggatGTATTTGAATTCAAGTTTGAATTTGGATTCAATCACCTTCTTATCAGCACTCCAGGGAAAAGATTTGGTCAAGCTGATTTCACTACGTATTCTTTGGAAAATGAGGAAAAGGGTTACACCCAAAATAACTTTATCTGATGACTCTCAGCCACTTTTACTATCCCGTGCAAAttgaaatatatacacaaactcACAGATCCACgtgcacagaaacagaaacagtcaTTTTAAAGAGCTTATAAAGGTGTGAGACTGAACACCTTTGGTCCAAAGAACAATGGAATGTGAGAAGCAGAGAATAAGCTTCTTGTGTTGACTAAATGCTTCTCATATCAGCTTGGCTGCAATCTAGAGTTaagcacagcaacaaacacaagtCTTGATATCAAGAGCCTGATATGACAAGCATGCTGCTTTCATTTGAGCAATGCATAATGCACACacgcctacacacacacacacacacgtacacacaagcCACTTTTTGCTGGAACTCAACATTAAAACTGCCAATAACTGCAGTTGAGGAGGTTTGAAGTTTTGTTCACACAACACAGTCACAAGTGTCTAATCTCAGAACAACcgtgcattttttaaaatatatatatatatatattatatatataaaactgcCAATACCTGTAGTTGAGGAGGTTTGAAGTTTTGTTCACACAACACAGTCACAAGTGTCTAATCTCatatatatcttatatatatatatatatatatatatatatatatatatatatatatatatatatataaaacattgtGAAATCTACATGTTATTGGAAATATATCTTAATTGTAGTGATCTTTTATCATTAGATCTGTTCTTACTACAACTATTGTCAAcaggcaataaataaaaaataatacagcttATGTATAGTTCTGTTTTGTTAACTCAATAGATTTTATCTTTTGCACTAGAGGTTTTGCCTTCGGGAAAGACCCTGTTCCTTGTGACCACCACATGTTaatgctttgaaaatgttttggttgGTCTAGGTGTCTTTGCTAGTAATTCGTGAACAGCATTTACCAAAAGATAGTCCATCACTTATATTAAGCATAATGTGGTTAGTGTGATATTTTACTCTTTaagtataatttatttatttatttgtttttactgtccATTGTAAGGCAGTGAAAATTTCTTGCTGGCAAGGCTAACACAAGTAGAAGCAGACCAAAAATACACATGAAGCAAAAATTTGAATAAGCATTCAAATAATTACATGCATTGTTTTGTGACATTTCGTTTTCATGAGGGTGTCTAAAACACAGTCCTGACAAACGTTAGTGTGCAACACCACTCCCCTCCAGGTGATTTGTTCTCTTACTCATACTATGATGAATGCCTTCCAACTACTTAGCCTTTATCCACGTATTACATGTGTCCCCACCCTTTATTTTTCGGTTCTATCAAACTTTCTTGTGATTAACTTGCGATCACTCTTAAGGACAATGATAAAGTCGATATTTTTTCAAGGCCCTGGGTGTTACGCTGTGATAGCCGAATAACTGTTTCATcagaagaagtgaaaaagcttcATATtaacgaaaaaacaaaaacaaataaggcTTTGATCTTACTTTTGTAATCTCTATTTGCAATCTAAAAGGTGGAGTAGGTTGGATTCTGATATTGTTGAGTAATGATGTTGACAATAATGGAGGGAAAGGGCAGAATTTCACCCAGCCTGAACTTTTTGACATAAATATTAAGATATAGATTTGGGAGAGAATAGAAAACAAATTGTCATGTCTTTGAGTTACACAAAAACTCTTTGAATGGATGAATTGAACTGCCACAGAAGGTTCAGTCAGCTAAGCTGAGATAACCAATTCCTTCTTTCAGTTCACACAAAGTAAATAGCACAGAACAAATGTCAAGTTTACTTTAGGACCGCTACTGTTTAAATATTGAGCATTTGGGTAAGGTTGCAGCATCAGTGCCACTCTGTCAAGACAGTGTTGGTGTTCAAAACTGTACGAAACTGTCGTGACACCAGTGAAAAtggttctttcttcttcaggtgTCTGAGAATGGGGACTCCAGGTTGTGAACACACCGGCTGCGCCACACAGACACCTCTCTTTGCCAAGCAGCCTCAGACCAACCTCAGGGCAGCCTGGCTGGATGAGACAGAGGGCATCAAACCGCCCCCCACTTTGGTGGGGCTCCCTGAGGTCAGCTGGTTTGGGCCCTACATCCCCTGTTACAACCGATTAGCTGTGGAGGAGAAACCCTGGGTGGTGGAGGTGACAGGGGCCACGGCTCCTGCTGCGCCTACCTCCAGAACTCTGGAGGAGAGCCTCACACCAAACCAAGTCCAGGATTCCTCTTCTAAGGTGGAGATTCAGGTGGAGGAACGCTGTCTGGAGCAAGTCCAGACCATGGTGGTGGGAGAGGTGCTGAAAGACGTGGACACGGCCTGCAAGCTGCTCAATATCTCTCCAGGTGAAGCATAAGACtgcacattaaataaaaaaagttggCAGAAGTTGCCATCTAATAAATTAAAGCTTCAGATGTCATTGCTTTGTTTACTCTGACAGCTGGCCAGTCTGTTTGATGCCCACCTTGTGCAAACTTGGTTGAACGTCACAGAATACATCTGAAATTCTGTCATGATTAAAAGAAGACTCCAGCATCAGTGAACCGCCATAAGCCCAGGGAGggaatgaaaaatattctttttgtcACTGCTACTGCTGCACACACTACATTAAGAAGTTAGCAATCTCCAAACCTCCAAACCCAAACGTCCATTTTTTCAGATATGACAAAACCTCTCCAGACAGTATAGTGCTTTGACATGTAAAGCAGTCCTGTGTCCCTTATATTCTTCCGACAACAGGTTTCAGCTTTGCTTTTGagtttggtttggttggttGCCATCCTTCATCTGTTTCCAGTTTAACTCAGTCTGTCAGATTGAATTCTGAtgaacttttgttgttttttctaaatcttATCAATCAGAAATGGTTCAAATCAGAAGCACCAAAGCTGAAAAACATCCATGTTTTTAGTACATGGTCTGGGTGAACAACCCAACATCTCCGCTTGCTCTTTAGACCCTTTAACATGGAGCTGCGTGCACGTTCAGAAGtggctgctgtggacggagCACCTGTACAAGCTGCCACAGGTCAGCACCATGTTCAAGGAGCTGACTGGGAAGGATCTATGCTCTATGACAGAGGCAGACTTCAGACAACAGTCCTTTCAGTTTGGAGATGTGCTTTATGCTCATCTGGACATCTGGAGATCTGGTAAGAACAAGGAGGACACTGGGAAATCAAACCTGCATCACCTTCACTGTAATGTTGGTAAATTAGGGAAGCaaactgctgctgaatttaTCCTCTATTTGTTTCCTCAGCTGCAGCAATGAAAGAGCGCTGCTCACCAGACGACAGAAAATCTGGTAAGTTCCTGGTTAAATCTGGGCGAACACATAACGATGCTACAATGACTAAAATTCAGTGACAAGGAAAACAGCTCAGACAAATCTCTTCTGCGTTGGCAGCTGTTGATGATTCCTGGTCAGATGTGATGTGTAACTACCCCAGCCAGCCCATCCATCTGTGGCAATTCCTTCAAGAGCTGCTCCTCAAGCCGCACAACTACAGCTGCTGCATCCGCTGGCTCAACAAAGAGAAAGGTAAGAGCTGCCgtagaagagaaaaatgaatggGGCATGCTTCACTTATTGTGGGGACTCATACTGGATACATAATAATATATGTTTTTGAACGGCACCTGTCCAAAAGAATCTTGAGTAAAAGCTATGCTATAGAGTGAAGTATCGAGTAGAATGAACATAAATTAGGATACTGAAGCAGTAGCGTAAAAACCACCCTATCAACTGATGAGCAATGTTGGCCCAAAGCTCTCAGCAAACCGGCACTGCGGCCTTCAAAAGCATTGGAGATAATATGAGGACAATCCGGCACATACAGGTTACTTAAAGTTCATGACGTTGACCAGCATTTCTGCATTTGCAGCTTTGAAGAACATGCCATTGATGAAATCAACCAACCTTTTTGTGCCTGCTGTAAACTTCctaatcaaaatgaaaaacaatgttaTCATCTACATAATGAtggtgaaagtgaaagaaacatTGCActtgctgaaggaaaaaaaaatactcttgTGAGCGTGCTAATGGTTGGAAGCAGCAGTGTGCAGCCTCACGGGGGCCATCACACTGAAAAAGTGTTTcgctctgttttctctcataAGGGATCTTCAAAATAGAGGACTCAGCCCGCGTGGCCAGGCTGTGGGGCATCAGGAAGAACAGGCCAGCTATGAACTATGACAAACTGAGCCGCTCCATACGCCAGTATTACAAGAAAGGAATCATTCGAAAGCCCGAGGTGTCCCGCAGACTGGTCTACCAGTTCGTCAACCCTGTATGATGAAGAGGATCAGATCAGAAGATAGTTATTTACTCAGGACTGACTGACATCGAGGAAAGGTACCACAAACAATTATTGTATTGGATGCTTAATGTCCACCGTAAAGCCTGCCTACTCAAACATGCACTCCTGCCTATTCATGcaatttcattcaattttcaaatttttatgGATTTTACTTTGTCCTTTTGTTGTCTTTAGCACTCATATTTAATCTTGctctttgttgttcatttagatttttcaaaggacacatttttttttccttccaaggGAGAAAACCTTGTAAAAGAAATCTAAAATGGGCTTTTTCGCTTTCTTGTAGTGTTTCTTGCAACCGGCTAATGAACTAAAAGCTAGCACGgtgacttaaaaataaaacaagcaaatgtaatcaatataaaaagaaaaaaaaaagtgtctttaaGTGCTTGTGGGCACTTTTGGGTGGTgtagcatgttttttttttcaagctgtcTGCAAGAAAAAGacactattatttttttaaacaatgacaCTTCCAACTATTCCCGGTGTGAAGAATATTTAGAAGTTGCAGATCAATGCCCAAATAAGTCATAtctatttaatttcaaatccTTCCTTCTATTTCTTTCTTACGGTTTATGTTCTTGAtctacaataaataaataacttattaCTAGATTGTGTCCCTTAAAAAGCTGCTAACAGGAAATCCTCCAATGAAACACTTGTGCAGTGCATTAAAAGAAACACACCAACactaactttgttttttttttttttttcaacaaactTGTTTCCCTTTCATACCAATATCGCAATATTGACACCATCACAACAAATTTGATTTGGGTTTTTCATCActataatcattattattattatattattattattatctgtgaTCATAATCATCTTTATGCATATTTAAATGAACTTCTTGTTACATCAAGATGAACAGGCACTACACCAGTTAGGAGATAAAAGTACATCACTAACTATGAACATACATCTTCTAGTCCGCTAATATAGGGTTTGCACAACATTAGCTGCTGTCCCCTGTGTGCATAAGGAAGAGATcgtcaacataaaaaaaaagcatttacatgTACACCTTTTTTACTGCCTCAACATGGTTAGGTCTTGTTTTCAACTCAA encodes:
- the LOC115046600 gene encoding SAM pointed domain-containing Ets transcription factor-like, translating into MGTPGCEHTGCATQTPLFAKQPQTNLRAAWLDETEGIKPPPTLVGLPEVSWFGPYIPCYNRLAVEEKPWVVEVTGATAPAAPTSRTLEESLTPNQVQDSSSKVEIQVEERCLEQVQTMVVGEVLKDVDTACKLLNISPDPLTWSCVHVQKWLLWTEHLYKLPQVSTMFKELTGKDLCSMTEADFRQQSFQFGDVLYAHLDIWRSAAAMKERCSPDDRKSAVDDSWSDVMCNYPSQPIHLWQFLQELLLKPHNYSCCIRWLNKEKGIFKIEDSARVARLWGIRKNRPAMNYDKLSRSIRQYYKKGIIRKPEVSRRLVYQFVNPV